TTAATCGACGAGCTGATTATTTCTACCATTCCTATTTTACTCGGTGGAGGCTCCCCCTTATTTGGTAATTTAGTTGAGCCTCTTAACTTTAAGCTAGTTAAAAGTCAGAGCTTCCTCAATGCGATAGTGCAAAGTCATTATGTAAGAGATAAAGGTTAAAATAGACAAAATGATCGAATTGCTTGCCTTGATTCGTGGCCCAAGTGCAAGCAAATCTAAGCTTAACGTATCACTCTGCCGACTATACGGCTTTACTCGCTAACTTTAACTTCAGCGCATTTTTGTTTGCGTACATGCTTTTATCCGCTTCAGACAATAACTCTGTGATGGTCGTTTCTTGCCCATCATAAATGGTATAACCAATACTCAAAGATGGCTTGATCTCATGGCCATCGAATATAATCGGACTGGCTTCAATTTGTCCGCGGATCTTCGCAATGATCTTCGAGACCTTATCAGCATCAGAGACTCTGTACAGCAACACGGTAAATTCGTCACCACCAAATCGAGCAACGACATCACTGGTTCTCACACTGTGTTGCAACAAGGTAGCGATATGCTTCAACAACACATCTCCCGCTTCATGACCATGACTGTCATTGACTTGCTTAAAACGATTTAAATCAATGTTCAACAAAGCAAATGAAGACTTTGCGGCATCTTTTGTCATTTGTCTCTTAAGCATGGCAATCAAAAATCGGCGATTTGGTAAGTTTGTCAGTTCATCGTGCAGGGACGCTTTATGAGCGATGATGAAATTTCGATACAACAGAAACACAAGAGAATAAACAAGGAATGCGGTCAGGATCCCGATCAGCGCAACAATTTTTCGCACGTATCGAAGTTGCTCTACATCTTTAGTATTTAGGCTCGCGGCCAATTGCCAAGACACACTTGGCAGGTGTATTTGATGCAAGACATCTTGGCGTTCAAATAACCGACTATCGCCATAAAACACACGATCAGGGCCACTTCCTGTCACCAATTTTCGTATAGCGATCTCTGCTCCCTCAAAGCCAACAAGCCCTGCACTGTCGATCAATTTATTGTAGTCCATCACGACACTGACACTGCCCCAATACACTTCATTTTCAGGGTAATCTGAGAAGATTGGAAAACGGGCAATTAAGCCCTTTCCACCTTGTACCAAATCTACCGGGCCAGAGATGTAAACTTTCTGCATCTTTTTTACCGTTAAAATAGACTTATATTGCGCAGGAACCGTACGGTAATCTAAGCCGATGGCTTT
This DNA window, taken from Vibrio tapetis subsp. tapetis, encodes the following:
- a CDS encoding diguanylate cyclase, whose translation is MLSILNKKVNVLFLMLSFFYMVFAIFVVGVVTTYFVQNEAAKVESALRNNLALVRSNFEASIYMDTYLADSLATVVTIDPNLATNNWPTVAGKLYRKSKFVRNVALAPNDIISHVYPLKGNEKAIGLDYRTVPAQYKSILTVKKMQKVYISGPVDLVQGGKGLIARFPIFSDYPENEVYWGSVSVVMDYNKLIDSAGLVGFEGAEIAIRKLVTGSGPDRVFYGDSRLFERQDVLHQIHLPSVSWQLAASLNTKDVEQLRYVRKIVALIGILTAFLVYSLVFLLYRNFIIAHKASLHDELTNLPNRRFLIAMLKRQMTKDAAKSSFALLNIDLNRFKQVNDSHGHEAGDVLLKHIATLLQHSVRTSDVVARFGGDEFTVLLYRVSDADKVSKIIAKIRGQIEASPIIFDGHEIKPSLSIGYTIYDGQETTITELLSEADKSMYANKNALKLKLASKAV